The following are from one region of the Salvia hispanica cultivar TCC Black 2014 chromosome 1, UniMelb_Shisp_WGS_1.0, whole genome shotgun sequence genome:
- the LOC125218106 gene encoding disease resistance protein RGA2-like isoform X2 — protein MEGVSSAAIEVLVQNMINLFSEEYSLLRGLDEDAQQLHRTLGTIQAYLNDAEKKSITQDSAKIWLRELEAVAFDADNVLDELSYHLLHKKVKKMKTPKAKDKVLSCFSSFNGILRRHDMAHTIKQINATFECMNKRATDLGIQSLVVNAPAISHISIETDSVSLDPIFVGRDDELPKLVDMFTQIQDDRMFSMVALVGMGGMGKTTLTRKVFNHESLKARFGSLIWVHVSQTFDPIILFKKILSPLTSNIGDGVESRELILKRLREVLKDKTYLLVLDDVWNNDVSKWEDFINSIMGVTSTKGLSNEDCWSIIKTKTFDENGEVPSGFEMIGRKIAKRCQGLPLAANVVGGVLRGKSEEEWRFINENWLSDGEGGDHISKILKLSYDHLSSPSLKNCFAFCSIFPKGQRIEKQDLIELWMAEGFLQPSRRDDMECVGNMFFNVLLQNSLLQVAYKDVYGNVSECVMHDLVHDLASSTLSNNEDGTPLRYMFLNEESSPIPKKVAKHLRTLFLHGETSGMNFSDFECLHNLTLSGYSYRELPNSVRKMIHLRNLNILNTSIEKLPKWIAELHHLQTLRSSWTIDELPNTLKYVFNLRHLHFQYNKKLPAEIGRLKNLQTLPHFTVGKEKGYRIEELGSLKNLKGSLVIYNLEMVRNKEEAMKANMFQRPNVFDLVFEWSDNREDERNDESVLEGLQPHANLKKLNISGFKGERFPTWVEKMAVRDGPQGSWVPLAHLTEITLSNCSEIDEIPMLEHLPNLKSLSLCGLKKVRFINTSFNHLTSLDISELDKLEYLPELLFLNNHNLSYVSISSCPVLSELPDGVDTLNSLEYLFISICENLKSIGNPSCGARQSQQILRRLMIVWCGELMELPCQMLESWAPTIEDLYLEGLGRLKNLPMLVDCLAKSSTRLTELEIEGVPKLMAATNGSVESWDLSRLKRLKIDVSVEWSREDSVGIAQTVEGMLQRCGNSLRYLNLKGVENWEWLPQSIQYLTGLYELMLKNIGVEELPQWLGNLSSLTELYLWNCNKLKLLPSVGALKLLEIRDCPELRIDLEWRNHYRHLKIYVDGQPV, from the exons ATGGAAGGAGTGTCTTCAGCCGCCATTGAAGTTCTTGTTCAAAACATGATCAACCTTTTTAGTGAAGAGTACTCTTTACTTCGAGGTCTCGATGAAGATGCTCAACAGCTGCATAGGACTTTGGGGACGATTCAAGCCTACTTGAATGACGCTGAGAAGAAATCCATCACCCAAGATTCTGCCAAGATCTGGTTGAGGGAGCTTGAAGCCGTGGCTTTCGATGCTGACAATGTCTTGGATGAACTCAGCTATCATCTTCTCCAcaaaaaagtgaagaaaatgaagactCCCAAAGCCAAGGATAAGGTACTATCATGCTTCTCATCCTTTAATGGTATTTTGCGTCGGCATGACATGGCTCACacaatcaaacaaatcaatGCTACTTTTGAGTGTATGAACAAAAGGGCAACAGATCTTGGCATTCAAAGCTTGGTTGTGAATGCACCTGCTATTAGTCATATTTCGATTGAGACAGATTCCGTCAGTCTTGATCCAATCTTTGTTGGAAGAGATGACGAACTGCCTAAACTAGTTGACATGTTCACCCAGATCCAAGATGATCGGATGTTTTCCATGGTTGCTCTTGTCGGAATGGGGGGTATGGGGAAGACTACATTGACTAGGAAAGTCTTTAATCATGAAAGCTTAAAGGCTCGATTCGGATCACTTATTTGGGTTCATGTTTCTCAAACTTTTGATCCCATTattcttttcaaaaaaatccTTTCACCATTAACTTCAAATATTGGTGATGGAGTTGAATCCAGGGAACTTATCCTGAAAAGGCTTCGAGAAGTTCTCAAGGATAAAACTTATCTCCTTGTTCTTGATGATGTATGGAATAATGATGTTTCGAAATGGGAAGACTTCATAAACTCCATAATGGGAGTTACTTCTACAAAGG GCTTATCAAATGAAGATTGTTGGTCCATAATCAAAACCAAaacttttgatgaaaatggAGAAGTTCCATCAGGATTTGAAATGATTGGGAGAAAGATTGCTAAAAGATGTCAAGGTTTGCCCTTAGCTGCCAATGTAGTTGGGGGAGTGCTTCGCGGTAAGTCGGAAGAAGAGTGGCGCTTCATCAATGAAAATTGGCTTTCAGATGGTGAAGGAGGTGATCATAtctcaaaaatattgaaattgagcTATGATCACCTATCCTCACCGTCGCTCAAGAATTGCTTTGCATTTTGTTCGATTTTCCCCAAAGGTCAGAGAATCGAGAAGCAAGACTTGATTGAACTATGGATGGCTGAAGGCTTTCTTCAACCAAGCCGAAGAGATGACATGGAGTGTGTGGGAAACATGTTTTTTAATGTGCTTCTACAAAACTCTTTGTTGCAAGTTGCATATAAAGATGTTTATGGAAATGTTTCAGAGTGTGTGATGCATGATCTTGTGCATGATCTTGCATCTTCTACCTTATCCAATAATGAAGATGGCACTCCATTGCGATATATGTTTCTCAATGAAGAATCAAGTCCTATTCCGAAAAAAGTGGCTAAACATTTGCGTACATTATTCTTGCATGGTGAAACTTCCGGTATGAATTTCTCAGACTTTGAATGTTTGCATAATCTTACTCTTTCTGGTTATAGTTACCGTGAGTTGCCGAATTCAGTTAGGAAGATGATACATTTGAGAAAtctgaatattttaaatacaaGTATTGAAAAGTTGCCCAAGTGGATTGCTGAACTCCATCACTTGCAAACATTAAGATCAAGCTGGACCATAGATGAACTGCCAAATACGTTAAAGTACGTGTTTAACTTAAGGCATCTTCATTTCCagtataataaaaagttgCCGGCGGAGATTGGGAGATTGAAAAATCTCCAAACACTACCTCACTTCACAGTGGGCAAAGAGAAGGGCTACCGAATTGAAGAGCTTGGAAGTTTAAAGAATCTCAAGGGATCACTAGTTATCTATAATCTGGAGATGGTGCGTAATAAGGAAGAGGCTATGAAAGCAAATATGTTTCAAAGGCCAAACGTATTTGATTTGGTGTTTGAATGGAGTGATAATAGAGAAGATGAAAGAAACGATGAGAGTGTGTTGGAAGGCCTGCAACCTCATGCTAATCtgaaaaagttgaatatttcGGGATTCAAAGGAGAAAGATTTCCAACATGGGTTGAGAAGATGGCAGTACGTGATGGGCCTCAAGGCTCTTGGGTACCGCTTGCCCACTTAACTGAAATAACACTCTCCAATTGCTCAGAAATTGATGAAATCCCAATGCTGGAGCACTTGCCTAATCTCAAGTCTCTTTCTTTGTGTGGATTGAAGAAGGTGAGGTTTATAAATACttcatttaatcatttaacGTCACTCGATATAAGCGAATTAGATAAATTGGAATATCTACCAGAATTGTTATTCCTTAACAATCATAATCTCTCATATGTGAGTATATCAAGTTGTCCTGTGTTGAGTGAATTACCAGATGGCGTTGACACTCTCAATTCTTtggagtatttgtttatttcGATTTGTGAAAATCTGAAGTCGATTGGGAATCCAAGTTGTGGAGCACGACAATCACAACAGATCCTCCGTCGGCTGATGATTGTTTGGTGTGGTGAGCTGATGGAATTGCCGTGTCAAATGCTAGAGTCGTGGGCCCCTACAATTGAGGATCTTTACTTGGAAGGATTAGGGAGGCTAAAGAATCTACCCATGCTAGTTGACTGCCTCGCCAAATCATCTACTCGACTAACAGAATTGGAAATTGAAGGTGTTCCTAAATTGATGGCTGCTACTAATGGTAGTGTTGAGAGTTGGGATCTTAGCAGATTGAAAAGATTAAAGATAGATGTGAGTGTGGAATGGTCAAGAGAGGATAGTGTTGGCATTGCACAGACTGTAGAAGGGATGCTGCAAAGATGTGGCAACTCACTTCGTTACTTAAATTTGAAGGGGGTGGAAAATTGGGAGTGGCTGCCCCAATCAATTCAATATCTCACTGGTCTTTATGAGTTAATGTTGAAGAATATAGGAGTAGAAGAATTGCCCCAATGGTTGGGGAATCTCTCATCTCTAACAGAGTTATATCTATGGAATTGCAACAAGTTGAAGCTTCTGCCCTCTGTGGGTGCATTGAAGCTTTTAGAAATTAGAGATTGCCCGGAACTACGTATTGATTTGGAGTGGCGCAACCACTATCGCCATCTCAAAATCTACGTCGATGGCCAACCCGTTTGA
- the LOC125218106 gene encoding disease resistance protein RGA2-like isoform X1 → MEGVSSAAIEVLVQNMINLFSEEYSLLRGLDEDAQQLHRTLGTIQAYLNDAEKKSITQDSAKIWLRELEAVAFDADNVLDELSYHLLHKKVKKMKTPKAKDKVLSCFSSFNGILRRHDMAHTIKQINATFECMNKRATDLGIQSLVVNAPAISHISIETDSVSLDPIFVGRDDELPKLVDMFTQIQDDRMFSMVALVGMGGMGKTTLTRKVFNHESLKARFGSLIWVHVSQTFDPIILFKKILSPLTSNIGDGVESRELILKRLREVLKDKTYLLVLDDVWNNDVSKWEDFINSIMGVTSTKGNGIIITTRSEKIACVVNPFHIHNLKGLSNEDCWSIIKTKTFDENGEVPSGFEMIGRKIAKRCQGLPLAANVVGGVLRGKSEEEWRFINENWLSDGEGGDHISKILKLSYDHLSSPSLKNCFAFCSIFPKGQRIEKQDLIELWMAEGFLQPSRRDDMECVGNMFFNVLLQNSLLQVAYKDVYGNVSECVMHDLVHDLASSTLSNNEDGTPLRYMFLNEESSPIPKKVAKHLRTLFLHGETSGMNFSDFECLHNLTLSGYSYRELPNSVRKMIHLRNLNILNTSIEKLPKWIAELHHLQTLRSSWTIDELPNTLKYVFNLRHLHFQYNKKLPAEIGRLKNLQTLPHFTVGKEKGYRIEELGSLKNLKGSLVIYNLEMVRNKEEAMKANMFQRPNVFDLVFEWSDNREDERNDESVLEGLQPHANLKKLNISGFKGERFPTWVEKMAVRDGPQGSWVPLAHLTEITLSNCSEIDEIPMLEHLPNLKSLSLCGLKKVRFINTSFNHLTSLDISELDKLEYLPELLFLNNHNLSYVSISSCPVLSELPDGVDTLNSLEYLFISICENLKSIGNPSCGARQSQQILRRLMIVWCGELMELPCQMLESWAPTIEDLYLEGLGRLKNLPMLVDCLAKSSTRLTELEIEGVPKLMAATNGSVESWDLSRLKRLKIDVSVEWSREDSVGIAQTVEGMLQRCGNSLRYLNLKGVENWEWLPQSIQYLTGLYELMLKNIGVEELPQWLGNLSSLTELYLWNCNKLKLLPSVGALKLLEIRDCPELRIDLEWRNHYRHLKIYVDGQPV, encoded by the coding sequence ATGGAAGGAGTGTCTTCAGCCGCCATTGAAGTTCTTGTTCAAAACATGATCAACCTTTTTAGTGAAGAGTACTCTTTACTTCGAGGTCTCGATGAAGATGCTCAACAGCTGCATAGGACTTTGGGGACGATTCAAGCCTACTTGAATGACGCTGAGAAGAAATCCATCACCCAAGATTCTGCCAAGATCTGGTTGAGGGAGCTTGAAGCCGTGGCTTTCGATGCTGACAATGTCTTGGATGAACTCAGCTATCATCTTCTCCAcaaaaaagtgaagaaaatgaagactCCCAAAGCCAAGGATAAGGTACTATCATGCTTCTCATCCTTTAATGGTATTTTGCGTCGGCATGACATGGCTCACacaatcaaacaaatcaatGCTACTTTTGAGTGTATGAACAAAAGGGCAACAGATCTTGGCATTCAAAGCTTGGTTGTGAATGCACCTGCTATTAGTCATATTTCGATTGAGACAGATTCCGTCAGTCTTGATCCAATCTTTGTTGGAAGAGATGACGAACTGCCTAAACTAGTTGACATGTTCACCCAGATCCAAGATGATCGGATGTTTTCCATGGTTGCTCTTGTCGGAATGGGGGGTATGGGGAAGACTACATTGACTAGGAAAGTCTTTAATCATGAAAGCTTAAAGGCTCGATTCGGATCACTTATTTGGGTTCATGTTTCTCAAACTTTTGATCCCATTattcttttcaaaaaaatccTTTCACCATTAACTTCAAATATTGGTGATGGAGTTGAATCCAGGGAACTTATCCTGAAAAGGCTTCGAGAAGTTCTCAAGGATAAAACTTATCTCCTTGTTCTTGATGATGTATGGAATAATGATGTTTCGAAATGGGAAGACTTCATAAACTCCATAATGGGAGTTACTTCTACAAAGGGTAATGGCATTATCATCACCACTCGGAGTGAAAAAATTGCTTGTGTAGTTAACCCATTTCATATTCATAATTTGAAAGGCTTATCAAATGAAGATTGTTGGTCCATAATCAAAACCAAaacttttgatgaaaatggAGAAGTTCCATCAGGATTTGAAATGATTGGGAGAAAGATTGCTAAAAGATGTCAAGGTTTGCCCTTAGCTGCCAATGTAGTTGGGGGAGTGCTTCGCGGTAAGTCGGAAGAAGAGTGGCGCTTCATCAATGAAAATTGGCTTTCAGATGGTGAAGGAGGTGATCATAtctcaaaaatattgaaattgagcTATGATCACCTATCCTCACCGTCGCTCAAGAATTGCTTTGCATTTTGTTCGATTTTCCCCAAAGGTCAGAGAATCGAGAAGCAAGACTTGATTGAACTATGGATGGCTGAAGGCTTTCTTCAACCAAGCCGAAGAGATGACATGGAGTGTGTGGGAAACATGTTTTTTAATGTGCTTCTACAAAACTCTTTGTTGCAAGTTGCATATAAAGATGTTTATGGAAATGTTTCAGAGTGTGTGATGCATGATCTTGTGCATGATCTTGCATCTTCTACCTTATCCAATAATGAAGATGGCACTCCATTGCGATATATGTTTCTCAATGAAGAATCAAGTCCTATTCCGAAAAAAGTGGCTAAACATTTGCGTACATTATTCTTGCATGGTGAAACTTCCGGTATGAATTTCTCAGACTTTGAATGTTTGCATAATCTTACTCTTTCTGGTTATAGTTACCGTGAGTTGCCGAATTCAGTTAGGAAGATGATACATTTGAGAAAtctgaatattttaaatacaaGTATTGAAAAGTTGCCCAAGTGGATTGCTGAACTCCATCACTTGCAAACATTAAGATCAAGCTGGACCATAGATGAACTGCCAAATACGTTAAAGTACGTGTTTAACTTAAGGCATCTTCATTTCCagtataataaaaagttgCCGGCGGAGATTGGGAGATTGAAAAATCTCCAAACACTACCTCACTTCACAGTGGGCAAAGAGAAGGGCTACCGAATTGAAGAGCTTGGAAGTTTAAAGAATCTCAAGGGATCACTAGTTATCTATAATCTGGAGATGGTGCGTAATAAGGAAGAGGCTATGAAAGCAAATATGTTTCAAAGGCCAAACGTATTTGATTTGGTGTTTGAATGGAGTGATAATAGAGAAGATGAAAGAAACGATGAGAGTGTGTTGGAAGGCCTGCAACCTCATGCTAATCtgaaaaagttgaatatttcGGGATTCAAAGGAGAAAGATTTCCAACATGGGTTGAGAAGATGGCAGTACGTGATGGGCCTCAAGGCTCTTGGGTACCGCTTGCCCACTTAACTGAAATAACACTCTCCAATTGCTCAGAAATTGATGAAATCCCAATGCTGGAGCACTTGCCTAATCTCAAGTCTCTTTCTTTGTGTGGATTGAAGAAGGTGAGGTTTATAAATACttcatttaatcatttaacGTCACTCGATATAAGCGAATTAGATAAATTGGAATATCTACCAGAATTGTTATTCCTTAACAATCATAATCTCTCATATGTGAGTATATCAAGTTGTCCTGTGTTGAGTGAATTACCAGATGGCGTTGACACTCTCAATTCTTtggagtatttgtttatttcGATTTGTGAAAATCTGAAGTCGATTGGGAATCCAAGTTGTGGAGCACGACAATCACAACAGATCCTCCGTCGGCTGATGATTGTTTGGTGTGGTGAGCTGATGGAATTGCCGTGTCAAATGCTAGAGTCGTGGGCCCCTACAATTGAGGATCTTTACTTGGAAGGATTAGGGAGGCTAAAGAATCTACCCATGCTAGTTGACTGCCTCGCCAAATCATCTACTCGACTAACAGAATTGGAAATTGAAGGTGTTCCTAAATTGATGGCTGCTACTAATGGTAGTGTTGAGAGTTGGGATCTTAGCAGATTGAAAAGATTAAAGATAGATGTGAGTGTGGAATGGTCAAGAGAGGATAGTGTTGGCATTGCACAGACTGTAGAAGGGATGCTGCAAAGATGTGGCAACTCACTTCGTTACTTAAATTTGAAGGGGGTGGAAAATTGGGAGTGGCTGCCCCAATCAATTCAATATCTCACTGGTCTTTATGAGTTAATGTTGAAGAATATAGGAGTAGAAGAATTGCCCCAATGGTTGGGGAATCTCTCATCTCTAACAGAGTTATATCTATGGAATTGCAACAAGTTGAAGCTTCTGCCCTCTGTGGGTGCATTGAAGCTTTTAGAAATTAGAGATTGCCCGGAACTACGTATTGATTTGGAGTGGCGCAACCACTATCGCCATCTCAAAATCTACGTCGATGGCCAACCCGTTTGA
- the LOC125201322 gene encoding putative disease resistance protein RGA3 isoform X1, protein MFLNKESSPLPKKVAKHLRTLFLHGETSGTKLSDFECLHNLTLFGNEELPNSVKKMIHLRNLNISDSNIVKLPKWIGELHHLQTLRSSWELEKLPSTLKYMFNLRHLHIHSDTKLPAEIGRLTNLQTLPHFTVGKEKGYQIEELGCLKNLRGSLWIRNLEKVRDKEEALKANMFQKPNLFDLVFEWSDDREDERNDERVLEGLQPHANLKKLKISGFRRKRFPIWTEKMAVRDGPQGSWVPFANLITITLSDCSEIEEIPTLDHLSKLKSLSLHKLKKVRFINTSFNHLTSLEIEQLQALECLPECLFLNNQNLSYVSISSCLVLRELPDGLDTLNSLERLYILNCENLKSIGNPSCGARQSQQILRRLSIERCGELMELPCEMLESWAPTIEYLELRGLRRLKNLPMLIDCLAKSSTRLTYLTIFYVPKLMAANSVESWDFSSLETLEIDVSVEWSREDSVGIAETVDGMLQSCCNKLTGLYLKGVENWEWLPKSIHNLTLLNSLWLENIGVEELPQWLGNLSSLTELRVFSCKKLKHLPFVDALNHPTKLEILCIIDCPELRIDSEWRNHHQHLDIVVDGQPF, encoded by the coding sequence ATGTTTCTCAACAAAGAATCAAGTCCTCTTCCGAAAAAAGTGGCTAAGCATTTGCGGACATTATTCTTGCATGGTGAAACTTCTGGTACAAAGTTGTCAGACTTTGAATGTTTGCATAATCTTACTCTTTTTGGTAACGAAGAGTTGCCGAATTCAGTTAAGAAGATGATAcatttgagaaatttgaatatttccgATTCAAATATTGTAAAGTTGCCGAAATGGATTGGTGAACTCCATCACTTGCAAACATTAAGATCATCTTGGGAATTAGAGAAACTGCCAAGTACATTGAAGTACATGTTTAACTTAAGGCATCTTCATATCCATTCTGATACAAAGTTGCCGGCAGAGATTGGGAGATTGACTAATCTCCAAACACTCCCTCACTTCACAGTGGGCAAAGAGAAGGGATACCAAATTGAAGAGCTTGGATGTTTGAAGAATCTCAGAGGAAGTCTATGGATTCGTAATCTGGAAAAGGTACGTGATAAGGAAGAGGCTTTGAAAGCAAATATGTTTCAAAAGCCAAACTTATTTGATTTGGTGTTTGAATGGAGTGATGATAGAGAAGATGAAAGGAACGATGAGAGAGTGTTGGAAGGCCTCCAACCTCATGCTAATCTGAAGAAGTTGAAGATTTCAGGATTCAGACGAAAAAGATTTCCAATATGGACTGAGAAGATGGCAGTACGTGATGGTCCTCAAGGCTCTTGGGTACCATTTGCCAACTTGATTACAATTACACTCTCTGATTGCTCAGAAATTGAGGAAATCCCGACGCTGGACCACTTGTCTAAGCTCAAGTCTCTTTCTTTGCACAAATTGAAGAAGGTGAGGTTCATAAATACTTCATTCAATCATTTAACGTCACTCGAAATAGAACAGTTACAGGCATTGGAATGTCTGCCAGAATGTTTATTCCTTAACAATCAGAATCTCTCATATGTGAGTATATCAAGTTGTCTTGTGTTGAGAGAATTACCGGATGGCTTGGACACcctcaattctttggagagattgtatattttgaattgtgaGAATCTGAAGTCGATTGGGAATCCAAGTTGTGGAGCACGACAATCACAGCAGATTCTCCGTCGGCTGAGCATTGAAAGGTGTGGAGAGCTGATGGAATTGCCGTGTGAAATGCTAGAGTCGTGGGCCCCTACAATTGAGTATCTTGAATTGAGAGGATTAAGGAGGCTAAAGAATCTACCAATGCTAATTGACTGCCTCGCTAAATCATCTACTCGTCTCACATATTTGACCATTTTTTATGTTCCTAAATTGATGGCTGCTAATAGCGTTGAGAGTTGGGATTTTAGCAGCTTGGAAACATTAGAGATAGATGTGAGTGTGGAATGGTCAAGAGAGGATAGTGTAGGCATTGCAGAGACTGTGGATGGGATGCTGCAATCATGCTGCAACAAACTTACTGGCTTATATTTGAAGGGGGTGGAAAATTGGGAGTGGCTGCCCAAATCAATTCATAATCTCACTCTCCTTAATAGTTTATGGTTGGAGAATATAGGAGTAGAAGAATTGCCCCAATGGTTGGGGAACCTCTCATCTCTGACAGAATTACGGGTATTTAGTTGCAAAAAGTTGAAGCATCTGCCCTTTGTGGATGCATTGAACCACCCCaccaaattagaaattttGTGTATTATAGATTGCCCGGAACTACGCATTGATTCAGAGTGGCGCAACCACCATCAACATCTGGATATCGTGGTCGATGGCCAACccttttga
- the LOC125201322 gene encoding putative disease resistance protein RGA3 isoform X2, with protein MEGASSAAVEVLVQNLINLFKEEYSLLRGLDKDAHQLQRTLETIQAYLKDAEKKSITQEAVKIWLRELEAVAFDADNVLDELSYHLLHIKVKKMKTPEDKDKVLSCFSPINGIFRRRSLAHTIKQINANFECMNKRATNLGIQSMVLNAPAAITHTSIQTDSVSLDPIFIGRDDDVPKLVHMLTQIQDDRIFSMVALVGMGGMGKTTLTRKVFNHESLKTRFGSLIWVHVSQTFDPISLFKKILSSLASDIGDGGGNRERILKKLQEVLKSKIYLLVLDDVWNEDVPMWEDFINSMSGITSTMRNGILITTRSEKVASTVNPFHIHQLNGLSDEESWSIIKVKTFGEKGEVPSRFEMIGRKIAKRCNGLPLAANVVGGVLRGKSEEKWRIINEKWLSDAEGRESISKILKVSFDHLSSSSLKKCFTFCSVFPKGWEIEKHELIELWMAEGFLQPDQRDNMESVGNMFFNDLLQNSLLQVANKDEYRNVSKCVMHDLVHDLASSVLSNNEDGGTPF; from the coding sequence ATGGAAGGAGCGTCTTCAGCAGCCGTTGAAGTTCTTGTTCAAAACCTGATCAACCTTTTCAAGGAAGAGTACTCTCTACTTCGAGGTCTCGACAAAGATGCTCATCAGCTGCAGAGGACTTTGGAGACGATTCAAGCCTACTTGAAAGATGCTGAGAAGAAATCCATCACCCAAGAAGCTGTCAAGATTTGGTTGAGGGAGCTTGAAGCCGTGGCTTTCGATGCTGACAATGTCTTGGATGAACTCAGCTATCATCTTCTCCacataaaagtgaagaaaatgaagactCCCGAAGACAAGGATAAGGTACTATCATGCTTCTCACCAATTAATGGCATTTTCCGTCGTCGTAGTTTGGCTCACacaatcaaacaaatcaatGCTAATTTTGAGTGTATGAACAAAAGGGCAACAAATCTTGGTATTCAAAGCATGGTTTTGAATGCACCTGCTGCTATTACTCATACTTCCATTCAAACGGATTCAGTCAGTCTTGATCCAATCTTCATTGGAAGAGATGATGATGTGCCTAAACTAGTTCACATGCTCACCCAGATCCAGGATGATCGGATCTTTTCCATGGTTGCTCTTGTCGGAATGGGGGGTATGGGGAAGACTACATTGACTAGGAAAGTCTTTAATCACGAAAGCTTAAAGACTCGATTCGGATCACTTATTTGGGTTCATGTTTCCCAAACTTTTGATCCAATCAgtcttttcaaaaaaatccTTTCATCATTGGCTTCAGATATTGGTGATGGAGGTGGGAACAGGGAACGTATCTTGAAAAAGCTTCAAGAAGTTCTCAAGTCTAAAATTTatcttcttgttcttgatgATGTATGGAATGAAGATGTTCCAATGTGGGAAGACTTTATAAATTCCATGTCAGGAATTACTTCCACTATGAGAAATGGCATTTTGATAACCACCAGGAGTGAAAAAGTTGCTTCAACTGTTAACCCATTTCATATTCATCAATTGAATGGCTTATCAGATGAAGAAAGTTGGTCCATAATCAAAGTCAAAACTTTTGGCGAAAAGGGTGAAGTTCCATCAAGATTCGAGATGATTGGAAGAAAGATTGCTAAAAGATGTAATGGTTTGCCCTTAGCTGCCAATGTAGTCGGGGGAGTGCTTCGCGGTAAATCGGAAGAAAAGTGGCGCATCATCAATGAAAAATGGCTTTCAGATGCTGAAGGAAGGGAaagtatttcaaaaatattgaaagtaAGCTTTGATCACTTATCTTCATCGTCGCTGAAGAAATGCTTCACGTTTTGTTCGGTTTTCCCCAAAGGTTGGGAAATTGAGAAGCATGAGTTGATTGAACTATGGATGGCCGAAGGCTTTCTTCAACCTGACCAAAGAGATAACATGGAGTCTGTTGGcaatatgttttttaatgaTCTTCTACAAAACTCTTTGTTGCAAGTTGCAAATAAAGATGAGTACAGAAATGTTTCAAAGTGTGTGATGCATGATCTTGTGCATGATCTTGCATCCTCTGTCTTATCCAATAATGAAGATGGCGGCACTCCATTTTGA